Proteins from a single region of Hydra vulgaris chromosome 12, alternate assembly HydraT2T_AEP:
- the LOC100215419 gene encoding transmembrane protein 185A isoform X2 — MCCLFHMDLKGLFSTFNPSKFLIYASLLFFAIFLGLRLDGFLLWSYYTVFIPLWIWKAVVLFGAAIGLLIWLKHPEYRHESTVDIQAMLISASLHLLLLLFEILLCTNMEYHAIAYRIVFIPLFCISTFALAGCVWGFRHERQLEFETFFAVNTLQFVCISLKWDEVVSWTWLVVLVPVWIILCLLFICVLYYIIWALLFMRSPEIAPQQRKTHVFNAIVTWFMVVPLIIFMVMLSRKLDGVNNFCFSVIFIPLHIALINLLVSSFYQKSGNLWWFGMRQDFCEVLLSRLPLLREYGNVSYKFSDAIVDTNHSDNFNIEEIESYSKKRVTPKIVGSLTAIDTPD, encoded by the exons cAAGTTTCTAATTTATGCATCACTTTTGTTCTTTGCTATTTTTCTTGGTTTACGTCTTGATGGATTTTTGCTATGGAGTTACTATACTGTATTTATACCTTTATGGATTTGGAAAGCAGTGGTACTTTTTGGTGCTGCCATTGGACTTCTTATATGGTTAAAGCATCCAGAATATAG gCATGAAAGTACTGTGGATATTCAAGCTATGCTAATATCTGCAAGTTTGCACTTGCTTTTGTTGCTGTTTGAGATTCTTTTATGTACAAACATGGAGTATCATGCAATAGCTTATCGAATTGTGTTTATTCCACTTTTTTGTATATCAACTTTTGCATTGGCTGGGTGTGTTTGGGGGTTCAGGCATGAGCGGCAATTGGag TTTGAAACTTTCTTTGCTGTAAATACATTGCAATTTGTTTGCATATCACTTAAATGGGATGAAGTTGTAAGTTGGACTTGGTTG GTTGTACTAGTTCCTGTGTGGATTATACTTTGTCTATTGTTTATCTGtgtactttattatattatatgggCTTTGCTGTTTATGAGATCGCCAGAAATTGCACCTCAGCAACGTAAAACAcatgtttttaatgcaataGTCACATGGTTTATGGTTGTACCGCTCATAATATTCAtg GTGATGTTAAGTCGAAAATTGGATGgagttaacaatttttgtttttctgtaatttttatACCATTGCATATTGCACTTATCAATTTATTGGTTTcgtctttttatcaaaaaagtggTAATTTAT gGTGGTTTGGAATGCGTCAAGATTTCTGTGAGGTCTTACTCAGCAGACTGCCTTTATTACGAGAATACGGAAACGTTTCGTACAAATTTAGCGATGCTATTGTAGATACAAATCACTCagataattttaatattgaagaAATTGAGAGCTATTCTAAAAAAAGAGTTACCCCAAAAATAGTTGGATCATTAACAGCGATAGATACCCCTGACTAA